One region of Strongyloides ratti genome assembly S_ratti_ED321, chromosome : X genomic DNA includes:
- a CDS encoding Arylesterase family and Six-bladed beta-propeller, TolB-like domain-containing protein, translating into MLKGCILIIAIFFLPIISIIVYQIIFNLDIDKRVYNHISGECSYSRIFNSGINNIIQVGDYVYFYTNGENNFSTINAYNDYNNQYFTFSIIYADKKKENQNYFGHLSVYKENLYVINHLNEFTDTVELFSIRFQDKILKHLKTFKHFKFYNLQGISAVGKDSFYLTQQYYFKNIYLKFLELLFRLPTGSVLYYNGLEVLPVANGVVSPKGLLVNEKKTIMFVPSYGNKKILKYRVYKTNDNVIFLNDIPLGVSPVNIMKFNNNEYIIPTHPLRIYYLITHFFVPSYLTPSQVLKIKWNKSKKKFSIEQLYSNDGASMSHIENAVLFKDTLLVSNTKSSIQCSKHM; encoded by the exons ATGCTTAAAGGAtgcattttaataattgcaattttttttttgcccATAATATCTATAATAGTTTATcagattatatttaatttagatATCGATAAACGTGTTTATAATCATATATCTGGAGAATGTTCTTATtcaagaatttttaatagtggtataaataatattattcaaGTAGGTgattatgtttatttttatacaaatggAGAAAATAACTTTAGTACTATAAACGCATACaatgattataataatcaatattttactttttctataatttatgctgacaaaaaaaaagaaaatcaaaattattttgggCATCTGTCtgtttataaagaaaatctttatgttattaatcatttaaatgAATTCACAGATACTGTTGAATTATTTAGCATTCGTTTtcaagataaaattttaaaacatctCAAAACAttcaaacattttaaattttataa tTTACAAGGTATATCTGCTGTTGGTAAAGATAGTTTTTATCTAACtcaacaatattattttaaaaatatttatcttaaatttttGGAATTACTTTTTCGTCTCCCAACTGGTTcagtattatattataatggtTTAGAAGTTCTACCAGTTGCTAATGGAGTCGTATCACCTAAAGGATTACTagtaaatgaaaaaaaaacaataatgtTTGTACCTTCATatggaaataaaaaaatattaaaatatcgtGTATATAAGACAAAtgataatgttatttttttaaatgatataccACTTGGAGTTTCACCTGttaatataatgaaatttaacaataatgaatatattatacCTACACATCCACTtagaatttattatttaataacacATTTTTTTGTGCCTAGTTATTTAACACCAAGtcaagtattaaaaataaaatggaataaaagcaaaaaaaaattttctattgaACAATTATATTCAAATGATGGAGCATCAATGTCTCATATTGAAAATGCTGTACTATTTAAAGATACACTATTAGTTAGCAATACAAAATCTTCAATTCAATGTTCAAAACACATGTAA
- a CDS encoding TEA/ATTS family-containing protein, whose amino-acid sequence MLSQMALSNNGSLVKSEHSLDVSNSASSSNDFSNDAEGVWSPDIDQAFHEALQIYPPCGRRKIILSDEGKMYGRNELIARYIKIRCGKTRTRKQVSSHIQVLARKKARESQAKVKQEIKLPEAARRAAAEVAAAIEAGNTSKSASITPPHDYTNTKMLDIPVHLPTPNNPIFFSFNNISIPATGGGQSIGMGRAPNSTNYLLGTIHGNEENFCTIPDDALKNKNLHNLKERIVASSKLVLCGFTAYIRENTGEQIDIVKINQISDEPLESIKFDLIASKFPEEFRVLFDEGPPDSFFLAKCWGNLAFNLPSEDRKANVIYAVDSFYDSLTKFDISVSTKAITFAKQIVEKVEVYSSVQKDNRYHFALESSPMCEYMVDFITKLIKEVSGNELKNRVLENFTVLQVIKNRQTNETVMTIAFMFEVSPDPDPTSRLYRLVR is encoded by the exons atGTTATCACAG atggCACTTAGCAATAACGGATCTCTAGTGAAAAGTGAACATTCATTGGATGTTTCTAATTCAGCTTCATCATCTAATGATTTTTCAAATGATGCTGAAGGTGTATGGTCTCCTGATATTGATCAAGCTTTTCATGAAGCTCTTCAAATTTATCCACCATGCGGACgtagaaaaattattctttctGATGAAGGTAAGATGTATGGGCGCAATGAGTTGATTGCCAGATACATTAAAATACGATGTGGCAAGACACGTACTCGTAAACAAGTTTCTTCTCACATTCAAGTATTAGCTCGTAAAAAAGCTCGTGAAAGTCAAGCAAAAGTAAAACAAGAAATAAAACTTCCTGAAGCTGCACGTAGAGCAGCTGCTGAAGTTGCAGCAGCTATTGAAGCAGGTAACACATCAAAGTCAGCATCAATAACACCACCACATGATTATACAAATACAAAAATGCTTGATATTCCTGTACATCTTCCAACACCAAATAatccaatatttttttcatttaacaatatttcaATACCAGCAACAGGTGGTGGACAATCTATTGGAATGGGTAGAGCACCAAATTCAACAAATTATCTTTTAGGTACAATTCATGGtaatgaagaaaatttttgtacCATTCCTGATGatgctttaaaaaataaaaatttacataatcTTAAAGAAAGAATTGTCGCTTCATCAAAACTAGTCTTATGTGGCTTTACAGCATATATACGTGAAAATACCGGAGAACAAATTGATAtcgtaaaaataaatcaaatttcTGATGAACCATTAGaatcaataaaatttgatttaataGCAAGTAAATTTCCAGAAGAATTTAGAGTTTTATTTGATGAAGGACCACCAGATTCATTTTTCCTTGCCAAATGTTGGGGAAATTTAGCTTTTAATCTTCCTTCAGAAGATAGAAAAGCAAACGTTATTTATGCTGTTGATAGTTTTTATGAttcattaacaaaatttgatatttcTGTTTCTACAAAAGCAATTACCTTTGCTAAACAAATAGTAGAAAAAGTAGAA gTATACTCTTCAGTTCAAAAAGATAATCGTTATCATTTTGCTTTAGAAAGTTCACCAATGTGTGAATATATGGTtgattttataacaaaattgaTTAAAGAAGTTTCTggaaatgaattaaaaaatcgtgtattagaaaattttactGTTCTtcaagttattaaaaataggcAAACTAATGAAACAGTAATGACAATTGCATTCATGTTTGAAGTTTCTCCAGATCCTGATCCTACATCAAGATTATACAGATTAGtaagatga